The sequence below is a genomic window from Betaproteobacteria bacterium.
CCGCGAACGCTCCGGCCGAAATCCCGCTGAAGATGATCGAGGACGCGCGCTCGCATATCGCCAAGCTGGATACTTCTCGCGCGCGCGTCGTGAAGTTCCTCGGGCGCCATCTCACGGAGCCCAAACCGCAGGTGGTTTTCGCGCCCCCCACACGCCCGCTTTCAAGATCGAAATTTGCCACGGCCCTCAAGCTACATGGCGCCGAACTGGATCTTCGCGCTCGGATGTTGTGGTACCAAAATCACGTATTCATCAACGGCGAACACCTTGAACATACGGCAGGCACCCATCTGGCCGAATTGGCCAACAGCCGCGGTCTTGCGCCCGGGATCACGGTGGATAGCGCAACCCTGGACAAACTCCACGACTGGTACCGGGCGGGTTATTTGCTCGTGAAAAGCTCGTGAATGCCATGCGCCGGCAACCTAATGGAAACCTCTCCAAACATCCGCCACTTCGAAGGTCTCGAACACTACGAGATCGCGATCGATGAATTGCTCGCGCAAGCGCGCGCGCCTCTGCATCTTCGAACCTCAGTTAAGCACGCGCTTCAACAGCGCTCGCCGGTATGAAGTGCTGCGCACCTTCTTACTGGCAAGCCGCACCCGCCAAATAAGGATTCTGGTTCACGACCCCTCCGCGATCACGCGTTCTTGCCCCCGCCTTGTACAACTGCTGCGGCAATACAGTTATGCGGTGCTCATCCACGAAACGCCCCCTGAAGCCAAGCGCATTCATGATCCCTTTAGCGTCGCGGACCACATGACGTATGTGCGGCGCTTTCACCATGAAGATAGCCGGGGCGTTACAAGCCTGGGCGATGAAACCACCGCGCTGGAGCTGGTGCGCCGCTTCGACGAGATGTGGGAGCTTTCTTCGCCGGCGGTGACGGCAACCGTGCTTGGGTTGTAGGGGCTGGAGGAAAAGTACGGATTACCCCTATATTTGACTTCAAATCTTGGTAGAATCTGCGCCTGATCGTTGCCGGACCCGGCCTGACGATCTAAAATTCCTCTCAATGTATAAGGAAACTCAATGAAACAAGCACTCCTCGTAGGTGCAATTCTGGCGATCGCTTTGACTGCATGCGGCAAGAAAGAAGAAGCGCCCCCTCCTGCTGCTCCGGCCCCCGCGGTTGAGGCTCCCGCGGCCACCGCGCCTGCCCCGGCTCCAGATGCCGCTGCTCCCGCTCCCGCACCTGACGCCGCTGCGACTGAGAAAAAACCCGAAGAGAAGAAGTAATAGCTTTAGCACTTTAGTAAAAAAGCCGGCAATCGCCGGCTTTTTTATTGGGTTTGATGGCCACTAGGCAATCGATAACCACGGCGTGCCGGCATCCTGGTACGCCACGCACACCTGCCCCTTGAAATTTCTCGCCGCCGCTTCAATCGCGGTCGTTACGAGGTCTGGGTGATTGTTTTCCTCGCTCAGGTGCATGGCCACCACCGTGCGAAGGGTTCCGGCGGGATCCACTTCCCTTAGGATTTGCATGGCGGCAACATTATCCAAATGACCCCAACGTCCGGAGATGCGCTGCTTCAATGCCGCTGGATAGCGGCCACGCTGTAGTAAGCCCGCATCGTGGTTGCACTCCAGGAGCAAGGCATCGCATCCGGTTAGTGTGCTGACCATGTGAGGCGTCACGCTACCGGCATCGGTCAGGAGCCCCAGCCGGCGTTTGCCGTCCGTGAATACGAATTGCGCGGGCTCGCGCGCATCGTGAGGGACTGGAAAAGGCGTGATATGCAAGCCGCCGATGGAAAATGGCCGGTAACCCTGAATGAAATTCAGATCGCTGGACTGGAAGCGTCGTTCCATGCCGCGCAAGGTGCCCGGAGTCATCCACACCGGCAAGGCGAATTTGGCCGCTAGCCGCGCCACGCCTCCAATGTGGTCGTCGTGCTCATGGGTCACCAGCACGGCGCTTAGATCCTTCGGTTCGAGCCCCAAGCGTGCAAGACGAAGCGAAGTCTCCGCGACGCTGAATCCGCAGTCGATGAGGAGCCGGCATCCATCGTGCTCGACAACGAGCCCATTACCCTGGCTACCGCTGCCCAGCGCGGCGAACCTCATCGCGTCATGGGACGCGCGGCCGCTTGGGTAGCGGCGCTAACGAAGATCATCCTCGAGCAACGCGAGAATTCTCGAAGCGGTATTAGATTTCTCCGGCTGGCCCTGGGCGTTGAGCACGCGGACCTCGGACCCCGCGTCGGCTTCGTTCACCGCTACGCGGTACTGATCTGGCTCGGGCGCCTTGGGGTCCCGTTTGAAGAAAGACCAGAACGAGCTTTCTTTTTTGGCGGTATCCGGGTTTTGATAGCGCACGAAATACAAGCCGCTGGAGCGGTCACGGTCCTGCACTGTAAAGCCCAGCCGGTCCAATGCGAGTCCCACCCGGCGCCAAGCGCGGTCGAAGTCATCCCTGACTTCCAGCACGGGAGTCCCATCGGCGAGTTTACCGAGCGCGGCGCGTGGTTCGGCCGGCTTGACCGCCTCGATCCGCTCCCTGGCCACCACCGCATCGCCAGCTCCCAGGCGCAGCATCAGCTGCGCCAGCATCTCCATTTCGAGTTCCGGCTCCGTGGGGCGCGGCTGCCAGATGGTGGGGTTCTGCCCGCTGCGATTGGTCTCCTTGTAGGCTTCATACATGCCGCGGTGGGTGATATAAATCTCCGAGCTTCTCCCGTCGGCGCCTCGCTCGATGCGGCTACGGAACTTGTCGCGCTCGGGCGTCGAGTACGCCTGGTCGATTACTTTGCCCAGCAACTTTCGCAAGGTTGAAGGCGGCACCTTGGCGCGGTTCTCCGCCCAATCCGTCTCGATGATGCCCACATCGGGCGCTTCGCGGCCGATGATGAATCCCATTTCCTGCCAGAACTCCTTGAGCACTGGCCACACTTGCTCCGCGGGACGATCGACCACCAGCCACCTCTGGGTGCCCGCGCGTTCGATGCGAAGTCCAGGTACCTGAGGCAGGAGCGCGTCCGCCTTGGGTTTCTCCGGGTCTTCCTTGTTGTATTGAGAATAGGAAGCTGGTCCAGCGTCCGGCAAGGCATAGCGATCGGACACCGGCGGTTGGGAAAGGTCTTCGGGCACATCCAATTGTTTGGCTGGCTTGGCGGACTTATAGTCCACCTTCCGGCCTTCCAGGACTTTGCCCGAACAACCTGCTAGGGCGCTAAGGAGAAGTACTGCAACTGGAAGGAGTCGGTGATGCATGAGTGGGGCTGAGGTTCCTGTAAGTGCAGTCTTAAGCCGGTTGAAGACTAGCCGAGATTCCGGCTTGTTCCATCGCGCTCTGTAGCAACGGATGGAAAGAACTCGATAAAGGAGTCATGGGTAAGCGGATGCCGCCGCGGATTTTGCCCATTTGCTCCAGGACCCATTTCACGGG
It includes:
- a CDS encoding MBL fold metallo-hydrolase; translation: MRFAALGSGSQGNGLVVEHDGCRLLIDCGFSVAETSLRLARLGLEPKDLSAVLVTHEHDDHIGGVARLAAKFALPVWMTPGTLRGMERRFQSSDLNFIQGYRPFSIGGLHITPFPVPHDAREPAQFVFTDGKRRLGLLTDAGSVTPHMVSTLTGCDALLLECNHDAGLLQRGRYPAALKQRISGRWGHLDNVAAMQILREVDPAGTLRTVVAMHLSEENNHPDLVTTAIEAAARNFKGQVCVAYQDAGTPWLSIA
- the bamC gene encoding outer membrane protein assembly factor BamC → MHHRLLPVAVLLLSALAGCSGKVLEGRKVDYKSAKPAKQLDVPEDLSQPPVSDRYALPDAGPASYSQYNKEDPEKPKADALLPQVPGLRIERAGTQRWLVVDRPAEQVWPVLKEFWQEMGFIIGREAPDVGIIETDWAENRAKVPPSTLRKLLGKVIDQAYSTPERDKFRSRIERGADGRSSEIYITHRGMYEAYKETNRSGQNPTIWQPRPTEPELEMEMLAQLMLRLGAGDAVVARERIEAVKPAEPRAALGKLADGTPVLEVRDDFDRAWRRVGLALDRLGFTVQDRDRSSGLYFVRYQNPDTAKKESSFWSFFKRDPKAPEPDQYRVAVNEADAGSEVRVLNAQGQPEKSNTASRILALLEDDLR